A window of the Vibrio pomeroyi genome harbors these coding sequences:
- a CDS encoding response regulator translates to MFRFYRKQKFKRLQNTLMLAFLVLSITPVTLIAIFFLQSHSQDLQEQSTSHLVSVRDTKQQQIVDYLQAQESQVMGFVRSELANASGGRFYGLINAFQRLGLDIDEARSNAQQRYIPGSGDQIKTSILPESSSYIGSERYRLLHKRYHNAYLELLKRSDFDDILLVDINGNVAYSVFKNDDYGTNLLTGKYKDSNLGVTFQRLAKDVTERRKSNEDYTPVIVSDFKDENGKQTAWLGAPIVQQGYLHSYAMFRLPINGITKLIADLNKSSNIQTLLVGSDHLPRSLAHSQESINLSLDVVDKALAGKTAVGTFDNTLDQAIIAAYTPIELKYATWALVVELPEKEAFARIHQLEKIFVIVMLTAIILVVVASHYLSNFITSPLLKLTWAAEKVSAGDLDETMINTERKDEIGRLAVSFERMQRSIREKMQLIKSQNDELEDNLKTIQKQNEELQLANKLKDEFLATTSHELRTPLHGMVGIAEALISGANGPIPANQKYQLDIIINSGQRLATLVDDLLDYHKMRYGSLDIKKSAVDLSAATSLVLELSHHLLGNKPIRIINQVPSDLGLVSSDPQRLEQVMYNLVGNAIKYTSEGKIVISASVIDDNIRVQVVDTGQGIPAEYLEHIFEPLIQAGQDASNYRQGAGLGLSISRQLIELMGGSLYVSSQPMLGTTFSFTLPLATEEELKNYNESGSYSHFQAPDLIDNAQQENSVISENPDGPLLVIADDEPVNLRVLDSFLKLEGYRVRTACDGPETIELIEKEKPELLLLDIMMPGMSGYQVCESLRKQYDHAQLPIIMLTALNQAEDRVRGFEAGANDYLSKPFNKQELAARITAHLSASKAEQRRLENDQLQLELKHRAMVEANLLETQGRLLEQLESAPEAIICIRDDQRIRFANEAAAKLFRRGQEQLKRSMADEIIAPKYLKVEQAHYCGDIDIYIDDTRQRIPSDILKLPEGSGLDTMYIFNVGGGVNSNRINNLETAVEALSSYAFEGDKDKLQQLKELGGEFTRLADKATGEGKNKQELMREVLVDAMTNAIIYWESVTGETKFAFAEKSGLWRVYLDRSTLQTRTLDKYLRVETLPKTPRWRTVLSSIEFILEHCKEQTPERTHIEMLRDKLQKLLTS, encoded by the coding sequence ATGTTTAGATTTTATCGTAAGCAGAAGTTTAAGCGCCTTCAAAATACCCTAATGCTGGCATTTCTTGTCCTCAGTATTACCCCAGTGACACTTATCGCGATATTTTTCCTTCAATCGCACAGTCAGGATCTTCAGGAACAAAGTACCTCACACCTTGTTTCAGTCCGTGATACTAAGCAACAACAAATTGTCGATTACCTTCAAGCTCAAGAATCCCAAGTGATGGGCTTTGTTCGCTCAGAATTAGCCAATGCCAGTGGCGGCCGATTCTATGGTTTGATCAATGCCTTCCAGCGACTTGGTCTAGATATTGACGAAGCACGCAGTAATGCGCAGCAACGCTACATTCCAGGATCGGGCGATCAAATCAAAACATCGATTCTTCCTGAGTCGAGTAGCTACATTGGTAGTGAACGTTACCGCCTACTGCACAAGCGCTACCATAACGCTTACCTAGAGCTGCTTAAACGCTCCGATTTTGACGATATTCTATTGGTTGATATCAATGGCAACGTTGCTTACTCCGTCTTTAAAAATGACGATTACGGCACTAACTTGCTGACTGGTAAATACAAAGACTCAAACCTAGGCGTTACCTTTCAACGACTAGCTAAAGATGTCACTGAACGACGCAAATCCAACGAAGATTACACACCAGTTATTGTATCGGACTTTAAAGACGAGAACGGTAAACAGACGGCATGGCTAGGTGCGCCTATCGTACAGCAGGGTTACCTACACAGTTATGCCATGTTCAGACTGCCGATCAACGGCATCACCAAACTGATTGCCGATCTAAACAAGAGCTCTAACATTCAAACGCTTCTTGTAGGTAGTGATCACTTACCTCGTAGCCTTGCGCACTCTCAAGAGTCGATTAACTTAAGCCTAGACGTGGTTGATAAAGCACTGGCGGGCAAAACAGCCGTAGGCACATTTGATAACACTCTAGATCAGGCGATTATCGCGGCCTATACACCAATTGAACTCAAGTACGCGACTTGGGCTCTCGTTGTCGAGCTTCCAGAAAAAGAAGCATTTGCCCGTATTCATCAACTAGAAAAGATCTTCGTGATCGTGATGCTAACCGCGATCATTCTGGTGGTTGTCGCATCGCATTACCTCTCTAACTTCATCACCTCACCGCTGCTTAAATTGACATGGGCAGCTGAAAAAGTATCTGCTGGTGATCTTGATGAGACGATGATCAACACCGAGCGTAAAGATGAAATCGGTCGCTTGGCGGTCAGTTTTGAACGAATGCAGCGTTCTATTCGTGAAAAAATGCAGCTCATCAAAAGTCAAAATGATGAACTCGAAGACAACCTCAAGACAATCCAGAAGCAAAACGAAGAGCTACAGCTGGCTAACAAACTTAAAGATGAATTCTTAGCGACCACCTCTCACGAATTGAGAACACCACTGCATGGTATGGTTGGTATCGCTGAAGCACTGATATCTGGCGCGAATGGTCCTATTCCGGCTAACCAGAAATATCAATTAGATATCATCATCAATAGTGGTCAGCGATTAGCTACGTTGGTTGATGACCTGCTTGATTACCACAAGATGCGTTACGGCAGCTTAGATATTAAGAAATCCGCAGTTGATCTGTCTGCAGCCACCAGCTTAGTGCTTGAGTTATCTCATCACCTACTGGGTAACAAGCCAATCCGTATTATTAACCAAGTCCCAAGCGATCTAGGGCTCGTCTCCTCCGACCCTCAACGACTTGAGCAAGTGATGTATAACTTGGTCGGTAATGCCATCAAGTACACATCCGAAGGTAAGATTGTTATCTCAGCGAGCGTTATCGACGATAACATTCGTGTGCAAGTGGTCGATACTGGCCAAGGCATACCAGCAGAGTACCTTGAGCACATCTTTGAGCCGTTAATTCAAGCAGGACAAGATGCGAGTAACTACCGCCAAGGTGCAGGGCTTGGATTATCAATCAGTCGCCAGCTAATCGAGCTAATGGGTGGATCGCTGTATGTAAGTAGTCAACCGATGCTTGGTACCACGTTCAGCTTTACTTTACCTCTGGCTACAGAAGAAGAACTTAAGAACTACAACGAATCAGGCAGCTACTCACACTTCCAAGCGCCTGATTTGATTGATAACGCTCAGCAAGAGAACAGTGTTATCAGTGAGAATCCTGATGGCCCACTACTGGTTATCGCTGATGATGAGCCAGTTAACCTGCGAGTATTGGACAGCTTCTTGAAATTAGAAGGCTATCGAGTACGCACAGCCTGTGACGGACCGGAAACTATTGAATTGATTGAGAAGGAGAAGCCAGAACTACTTCTACTCGACATCATGATGCCGGGCATGAGTGGCTATCAAGTGTGTGAATCGCTACGTAAGCAGTATGATCACGCACAGTTGCCAATCATCATGCTGACGGCACTCAACCAAGCAGAAGACCGTGTACGCGGTTTCGAAGCGGGTGCTAATGATTACTTATCTAAGCCGTTCAACAAACAGGAACTGGCTGCGCGAATCACGGCTCACTTATCAGCAAGTAAAGCAGAGCAAAGGCGCCTTGAGAATGACCAATTGCAACTTGAGCTCAAACACAGAGCCATGGTTGAAGCTAACTTGCTAGAAACTCAAGGACGTTTGCTAGAACAGTTAGAGTCGGCTCCAGAAGCCATCATCTGTATTCGTGACGATCAGCGTATTCGCTTTGCCAATGAAGCCGCAGCGAAACTGTTTAGACGCGGACAAGAACAACTTAAGCGCTCTATGGCCGATGAGATCATCGCACCTAAATACCTTAAGGTGGAACAGGCGCACTATTGTGGTGATATCGACATCTATATTGACGATACCCGTCAGCGCATACCAAGTGACATCCTCAAGCTGCCAGAAGGTTCTGGGCTCGACACCATGTACATATTTAATGTTGGTGGTGGCGTTAACTCAAACCGTATCAATAACCTTGAGACGGCCGTTGAAGCGCTTTCTAGTTATGCCTTTGAAGGTGACAAAGATAAGCTGCAACAACTCAAAGAACTTGGTGGTGAATTTACTCGCCTTGCTGATAAAGCGACTGGAGAAGGGAAAAACAAGCAAGAATTAATGCGTGAAGTCCTAGTGGATGCCATGACTAACGCCATTATCTACTGGGAGTCTGTTACCGGTGAGACCAAGTTTGCTTTCGCAGAAAAGAGTGGGTTGTGGCGCGTCTACTTAGACCGTAGCACGCTTCAAACGCGAACGTTGGACAAATACCTGCGCGTAGAAACGCTGCCGAAAACACCTCGCTGGCGAACGGTATTGAGCTCTATCGAATTCATTCTCGAACACTGCAAAGAGCAAACGCCAGAAAGAACACACATTGAGATGCTCAGAGACAAGCTACAGAAATTACTGACCAGCTAA
- the erpA gene encoding iron-sulfur cluster insertion protein ErpA — MSEVNIPLSFSDAAATRVQTLIAEEENPELKLRVYITGGGCSGFQYGFTFDEKVNDGDTTIVNSGVTLVVDPMSLQYLMGGMVDYTEGLEGARFFVNNPNATTTCGCGASFSV, encoded by the coding sequence GTGAGCGAAGTAAATATCCCATTGTCTTTTTCTGATGCAGCAGCTACCCGCGTACAAACGCTAATCGCTGAAGAAGAAAACCCAGAACTAAAACTACGTGTATACATTACAGGTGGTGGTTGTAGTGGTTTCCAATACGGCTTCACATTTGATGAAAAAGTAAATGATGGCGACACTACGATTGTAAACAGCGGTGTAACGCTGGTTGTTGACCCAATGAGCCTACAATACCTAATGGGCGGCATGGTTGATTACACAGAAGGCCTAGAAGGCGCACGCTTCTTTGTGAACAACCCGAACGCTACAACAACATGTGGTTGTGGCGCATCATTCAGCGTATAG
- the hemL gene encoding glutamate-1-semialdehyde 2,1-aminomutase: protein MTKSAELYEKAQQTIPGGVNSPVRAFNGVGGSPIFVERADGPLIFDADGKAYIDYVGSWGPMILGHNHVVIRDAVIEAAQRGLSFGAPTETEIKMAELVSEMVPSMEQLRMVSSGTEATMSAIRLARGFTGRDKILKFEGCYHGHADSLLVKAGSGALTLGQPSSPGVPADFAKHTLTATFNNLDSVRELFAANKGEISCIIVEPVAGNMNCIPPVEGFHEGLREICDQEGALLIFDEVMTGFRVAEGCAQAYYNIKPDLTCLGKVIGGGMPVGAFGGRKEVMQYIAPTGPVYQAGTLSGNPVAMAAGYACLNLLREEGNEKRLASKTKQLANGFKQLADKHGIPMLVHQVGGMFGFFFTDQETVTCYEDVTKCDVERFKRFFHLMLDHGVYLAPSAFEASFTSLAHGSKELDATLEAADRSLAIIAAESK, encoded by the coding sequence ATGACCAAATCAGCAGAGCTGTACGAAAAAGCACAGCAAACTATTCCTGGTGGCGTAAACTCTCCAGTTCGTGCATTCAATGGCGTAGGTGGTTCTCCAATCTTCGTTGAACGCGCTGATGGCCCACTTATTTTTGATGCTGATGGTAAAGCATATATCGATTACGTTGGCTCTTGGGGTCCAATGATCCTTGGTCACAACCACGTTGTTATCCGTGATGCGGTTATTGAAGCAGCTCAACGCGGCCTTAGCTTCGGTGCTCCAACCGAAACTGAAATCAAAATGGCTGAGCTTGTATCAGAGATGGTTCCATCAATGGAACAGCTACGTATGGTTAGCTCAGGCACAGAAGCAACAATGAGTGCGATTCGTCTTGCTCGTGGCTTTACAGGTCGTGACAAAATTCTTAAGTTTGAAGGCTGCTACCACGGCCACGCAGACAGCCTACTTGTAAAAGCAGGTTCTGGCGCGCTTACTTTAGGTCAACCAAGCTCTCCAGGCGTTCCAGCTGATTTTGCTAAGCACACGCTTACAGCAACCTTCAACAACCTAGATTCAGTACGTGAGCTATTCGCAGCGAACAAAGGCGAGATCTCGTGCATCATCGTTGAGCCAGTTGCGGGCAACATGAACTGTATCCCACCGGTAGAAGGCTTCCACGAAGGTCTACGTGAAATCTGTGATCAAGAAGGTGCATTGCTAATCTTTGATGAAGTAATGACAGGTTTCCGCGTTGCTGAAGGCTGTGCGCAGGCTTACTACAACATCAAGCCAGACCTAACGTGTCTTGGTAAAGTTATCGGCGGCGGTATGCCTGTGGGTGCTTTTGGTGGTCGTAAAGAAGTGATGCAATACATCGCACCAACCGGCCCTGTTTACCAAGCAGGTACGCTTTCAGGTAACCCTGTTGCAATGGCTGCTGGCTACGCATGTTTGAACCTTCTACGTGAAGAAGGCAACGAAAAGCGTCTAGCTTCAAAAACTAAACAACTGGCGAATGGCTTCAAGCAGCTTGCTGACAAGCACGGCATCCCGATGCTAGTACACCAAGTTGGTGGTATGTTTGGTTTCTTCTTCACAGACCAAGAAACTGTGACGTGCTACGAAGATGTAACTAAGTGTGATGTAGAACGCTTCAAGCGCTTCTTCCACCTAATGCTAGATCACGGTGTTTACCTTGCTCCTTCAGCATTCGAAGCAAGCTTTACTTCTCTTGCTCATGGTTCAAAAGAGCTGGATGCGACACTAGAAGCCGCTGACCGTTCTCTTGCTATCATTGCTGCTGAAAGCAAATAA
- the rsmC gene encoding 16S rRNA (guanine(1207)-N(2))-methyltransferase RsmC, whose amino-acid sequence MSAYIAPSQIAERQLAYFEGKHVLVAGEAEDLFPVELAKHCESVTVFTSNYSYYRQLEGYSSIQRFYGAEFTEETKADLVMLYWPKAKAEAEYLLAMLFAKLGKDTEIVVVGENRSGVKSIEKMFAPYGKVVKYDSARRCSFYWGQCFEQPQAFNLQDWFKTYTVNIGEQSLTVKSLPGVFSHGEFDVGSQLLLDTLPKLKGKVLDFGCGAGVLGAVMASRNPDIELEMCDISAFAVASSQATLEANGLTGKVFASDVYSDTAQDYQFIISNPPFHSGLDTSYSATETLLAQAPKHLKRSGEMIIVANSFLKYTPIIEQAFGKCATLNKTTKFAIYHASK is encoded by the coding sequence ATGTCAGCTTATATTGCCCCAAGCCAGATTGCTGAGCGCCAACTTGCCTACTTTGAAGGCAAACATGTTTTAGTTGCAGGTGAGGCTGAAGACTTATTCCCTGTTGAATTAGCAAAACACTGTGAATCAGTCACTGTATTTACTTCAAACTACAGCTACTACCGTCAGCTTGAAGGTTATAGCAGCATCCAACGTTTTTACGGTGCTGAGTTTACCGAAGAGACCAAAGCTGACTTAGTGATGCTCTACTGGCCGAAAGCCAAGGCAGAAGCTGAGTATTTATTGGCGATGCTGTTTGCCAAGCTAGGTAAGGACACAGAGATTGTCGTTGTCGGTGAAAACCGCTCTGGCGTCAAAAGTATTGAGAAGATGTTTGCGCCTTACGGTAAGGTCGTAAAATACGATTCAGCGCGTCGCTGTTCTTTCTACTGGGGCCAATGCTTCGAACAGCCACAAGCTTTCAACTTACAAGACTGGTTTAAAACCTACACAGTGAACATTGGTGAGCAATCGCTGACCGTGAAAAGCCTTCCTGGCGTATTCAGCCACGGTGAATTCGATGTGGGTAGTCAACTGCTGTTGGATACTTTGCCAAAACTGAAAGGCAAAGTTCTGGACTTCGGTTGTGGTGCAGGCGTGTTAGGCGCTGTAATGGCATCTCGTAACCCTGATATCGAGCTAGAGATGTGCGACATCAGTGCATTTGCCGTAGCATCAAGCCAAGCAACACTAGAAGCAAATGGTTTAACAGGCAAAGTCTTCGCGTCAGATGTCTATTCTGATACAGCACAAGACTACCAGTTCATCATCAGTAACCCACCATTCCACTCCGGTTTAGACACCAGCTACAGCGCGACTGAGACCTTACTTGCGCAGGCACCTAAACATTTGAAGCGCTCAGGTGAGATGATTATTGTCGCGAACAGTTTCTTAAAATACACCCCAATTATTGAACAAGCGTTTGGAAAATGCGCGACTCTAAATAAGACCACCAAATTCGCGATCTACCACGCAAGTAAGTAG
- a CDS encoding AI-2E family transporter: protein MSEKIKINSSHWVIIIALLAAAYACYLLIEPYVNSIVMAFIISLLMFPIHEWLEKKIPNKENVVSLLSCVILTFIIVIPLLAVFAAIVQQGSLFSQNTYQWVTHGGIQTLFEHPLVVKALSFVNNYLPFDNIEPQAIAQKVGEFATSFGSKLVGISAKILGDATNFLMDFFLMLFVLFFLLRDHDKIISVVRHILPLSRSQEDKLLTEIEQVSKSAVMGSFLTAIAQGFAGGLGMWIAGFPGLFWGTMMGFASFIPVVGTALIWIPAATYLFLTGDTTWAIFLTVYCVAIVGSIDNLLRPLLMQGSAGMNTLMIFFSLLGGIQLFGLIGLIYGPLIFAITIVLFNIYDEEFKDFLNQQDKS, encoded by the coding sequence GTGTCAGAAAAAATCAAAATCAATTCCAGCCACTGGGTGATCATCATTGCCCTGCTTGCGGCGGCTTATGCTTGTTACCTGCTTATCGAACCATACGTTAACTCGATTGTGATGGCCTTTATCATTTCACTTTTAATGTTCCCAATCCATGAGTGGCTTGAAAAAAAGATACCGAATAAAGAAAACGTGGTCTCCCTGCTTTCTTGTGTCATCTTAACCTTTATTATCGTGATCCCCTTATTGGCGGTGTTTGCAGCTATTGTGCAGCAAGGTTCTCTGTTCTCTCAGAACACCTACCAATGGGTAACACACGGCGGCATTCAAACCCTGTTCGAACACCCTTTGGTTGTGAAAGCCCTGTCGTTCGTGAACAACTATCTGCCTTTTGACAATATTGAACCTCAAGCGATCGCGCAGAAGGTCGGTGAATTCGCGACAAGCTTTGGCTCTAAACTTGTTGGAATCAGCGCAAAAATCCTTGGTGATGCGACCAACTTCTTAATGGATTTCTTCTTGATGTTGTTTGTTCTGTTCTTCTTGTTGAGAGATCACGACAAAATCATCAGTGTAGTTCGTCATATTCTTCCGTTATCTCGCAGCCAAGAAGACAAGCTCCTCACTGAGATTGAGCAAGTTTCTAAATCAGCAGTTATGGGCTCATTTTTAACGGCGATTGCACAAGGTTTTGCCGGCGGCTTAGGTATGTGGATTGCAGGTTTCCCAGGGCTATTCTGGGGCACAATGATGGGCTTCGCCTCGTTCATCCCTGTGGTCGGTACTGCACTAATCTGGATCCCTGCAGCGACCTACTTGTTCTTAACTGGTGATACTACGTGGGCAATTTTCCTAACGGTTTACTGTGTCGCAATTGTTGGCTCAATCGACAACCTTCTGCGTCCGCTGCTAATGCAAGGCAGCGCGGGCATGAACACCTTAATGATTTTCTTCTCATTGCTAGGTGGTATTCAACTGTTTGGCTTGATTGGTCTTATCTACGGCCCACTGATTTTTGCTATTACTATTGTCCTATTCAACATCTACGATGAAGAGTTTAAGGACTTTTTAAACCAGCAAGACAAAAGTTAA
- a CDS encoding ABC transporter substrate-binding protein: MLANIKKTAIATAIIATATTGFASVATAAERSELTVHPKEYTTFVRNFNPYLGATNLHTTTDFMYEPLVVFNEMHGNTPVFRLAENFKMSDDLMSVVFDIRKGVKWSDGEAFSADDVVFSFNLVKEKPELDQSGINSWVTSVEKLNDNQVKFSLTEANSNVPYEIAKVPVVPKHIWKDVKDPSTFTNENPVGSGPFTEIDTFTAQLYIQCANPNYWDADNLDVDCLRVPQIANNDQFLGKVVNSEMDWTSSFVPDIDRTYAAASPKHHYWYPPAGTQAFIVNFKHPDAAKHEALSNVDFRRAFSMALDRQTIIDIAFYGGGTVNDFASGLGYAFEAWSDEKTHDKYKGFNTYNAEGAKKLLADAGFKDVNKDGFVDTPSGKSFELMIQSPNGWTDFNNTVQLAVEQLNEIGIKAKARTPDFSVYNQAMLEGTYDVAYTNYFHGADPYTYWNSAYNSSLQSGDGMPRFAMHFYKNEKLDGLLNSFYKTADKNEQLDIAHGIQQIIAADQVTIPVMSGAYMYQYNTTRFTGWWNEENPKGRPNIWAGIPERLLHVLDLKPVK, from the coding sequence ATGCTTGCCAATATAAAAAAAACAGCAATAGCAACAGCAATTATTGCGACCGCTACAACAGGTTTTGCATCAGTAGCAACAGCTGCAGAACGCAGTGAACTGACCGTTCACCCGAAAGAGTACACTACATTCGTACGTAACTTTAACCCGTACCTTGGTGCTACTAACCTACATACTACAACTGACTTCATGTATGAGCCGCTAGTAGTATTTAACGAAATGCACGGTAACACTCCAGTGTTCCGTCTAGCTGAAAACTTCAAAATGTCAGATGATCTGATGAGCGTAGTTTTCGACATTCGTAAGGGTGTTAAATGGTCTGACGGAGAAGCTTTCTCTGCTGATGATGTTGTTTTTTCTTTCAACCTTGTAAAAGAGAAGCCAGAGCTTGACCAATCTGGTATCAACTCTTGGGTAACTTCTGTAGAAAAACTGAACGACAACCAAGTTAAGTTCAGCCTAACAGAAGCAAACTCGAACGTACCTTATGAGATTGCTAAAGTACCAGTAGTACCTAAGCACATCTGGAAAGACGTTAAAGATCCATCAACGTTTACCAATGAAAATCCAGTTGGTTCTGGTCCGTTTACAGAAATCGATACGTTTACAGCGCAACTATACATCCAGTGTGCAAACCCGAACTACTGGGATGCAGACAACCTAGATGTTGACTGTCTACGTGTTCCACAAATTGCGAACAACGACCAATTCCTAGGTAAAGTTGTAAACAGTGAAATGGACTGGACGTCTTCTTTCGTTCCAGATATCGACCGTACATACGCAGCAGCTAGCCCTAAACACCACTACTGGTACCCGCCAGCAGGTACACAGGCATTCATCGTTAACTTCAAACACCCTGATGCTGCGAAGCATGAAGCGTTGAGCAACGTTGACTTCCGTCGTGCTTTCTCTATGGCTCTTGACCGTCAAACTATCATCGACATCGCATTCTACGGCGGCGGTACTGTGAACGATTTCGCATCGGGTCTTGGTTACGCGTTTGAAGCTTGGTCTGATGAAAAAACTCATGACAAGTACAAAGGCTTCAACACTTACAACGCTGAAGGCGCGAAAAAGCTTCTTGCTGACGCTGGCTTCAAAGATGTAAACAAAGATGGTTTTGTTGACACTCCATCTGGCAAGTCTTTCGAACTAATGATCCAATCGCCAAACGGCTGGACTGACTTCAACAACACAGTTCAACTAGCGGTAGAACAGCTAAACGAAATCGGTATCAAAGCGAAAGCTCGTACACCAGATTTCTCTGTATACAACCAAGCAATGCTTGAAGGTACATACGACGTAGCATACACAAACTACTTCCACGGTGCGGATCCATACACGTACTGGAACAGTGCTTACAACTCATCACTACAATCTGGTGATGGTATGCCTCGTTTCGCAATGCACTTCTACAAAAACGAAAAGCTAGATGGTCTTCTAAACAGCTTCTACAAAACAGCTGATAAGAACGAGCAGCTAGATATTGCACACGGTATTCAGCAAATCATCGCTGCAGACCAAGTGACAATCCCTGTGATGTCTGGTGCTTACATGTACCAATACAACACAACTCGCTTCACTGGTTGGTGGAACGAAGAAAATCCAAAAGGCCGTCCAAACATTTGGGCTGGTATTCCAGAGCGTCTACTTCATGTACTGGACCTAAAACCAGTTAAATAA
- a CDS encoding ABC transporter permease, with the protein MGYFLRRLSFYFVALLVAATLNFIIPRAMPGDPVTMMFANASVQVTPERIAAMKELLGFVDGGLLVQYVAYMKNILSWELGTSIQFYPLSVNTLLGGAFGWSLFLAGTAVILSFSIGSILGIFAAWKRGSKYDAFVTPGMLILQAVPQVVIAMIALFTFAIGLKWFPTGYAYTAGTMPDWTSWAFIKDVAYHAFLPLFCASVVQIGGFLVNMRNNMINLLAEDYITMAKGKGLSENRVVFNYAARNAMLPSVTALSMSLGMAIGGQLIIEIIFNYPGLGSVLFNAINARDYQVLQGQLLIMTLFMLFFNLVADMLYVVLDPRLRKGGK; encoded by the coding sequence ATGGGTTATTTTTTAAGACGTTTGTCATTTTATTTTGTCGCGCTATTAGTTGCTGCGACGTTAAACTTTATTATTCCAAGAGCAATGCCTGGTGACCCAGTTACCATGATGTTTGCGAACGCTTCTGTACAAGTTACTCCAGAGCGTATTGCTGCAATGAAAGAGCTATTAGGCTTCGTTGATGGCGGCTTACTGGTTCAATACGTAGCGTACATGAAGAACATTCTTAGCTGGGAACTTGGTACATCAATTCAATTCTACCCACTTTCTGTAAACACACTGTTGGGCGGAGCATTCGGTTGGTCGCTTTTCTTAGCTGGCACCGCAGTTATTCTTTCTTTCTCGATTGGTTCAATCCTAGGTATTTTCGCAGCGTGGAAACGCGGCAGTAAATACGATGCCTTCGTAACGCCAGGGATGCTGATTCTACAAGCCGTTCCTCAAGTTGTTATCGCGATGATTGCACTATTTACCTTTGCGATTGGCTTGAAGTGGTTTCCAACCGGTTATGCCTACACCGCAGGTACTATGCCTGACTGGACAAGCTGGGCATTCATTAAAGATGTCGCTTACCATGCCTTCTTACCACTGTTCTGTGCTTCTGTTGTTCAAATTGGTGGCTTCCTAGTAAACATGCGTAACAACATGATCAACCTACTGGCAGAAGACTACATCACCATGGCGAAAGGCAAAGGCCTGAGCGAAAACCGAGTGGTATTCAACTACGCAGCTCGTAACGCGATGCTACCAAGTGTGACAGCGCTTTCAATGTCGCTAGGTATGGCAATCGGTGGTCAGTTAATTATCGAAATCATCTTTAACTACCCAGGTCTTGGCAGTGTACTTTTCAACGCAATTAACGCGCGTGACTACCAAGTACTGCAAGGTCAGCTGCTTATCATGACGCTATTCATGCTGTTCTTTAACCTAGTTGCAGACATGCTTTATGTTGTTCTTGACCCTCGTCTTCGTAAGGGTGGTAAATAA
- a CDS encoding ABC transporter permease has translation MKDFLKLIWRNPMALTGVIILSIFILGALAAPLITKHVPDKRTGNPHEYPGFVVKSAQTNPDGWVAQNLADDRRTLIMSKKADHVLGTTRMGRDVWSQVVYGARVSLAVGFGAGLTVCLLATVIGVSAGYFGGRVDDVLTAAMNIMLVIPQYPLLFVVAAFIGEAGPLTITLVIGFMSWAWGARVVRSQTLALREKEFVKAAEVLGESSFRIIFVEILPNLISIVGASFIGSVMYAIMMEATISFLGLGDPNTISWGIMLYNVQTSSSMLIGAWWELLAPCIALTLLVTGLALLNFAVDEIANPQLRSHKGMKRWKKLAAQDKEEREPELPPQNALWSGDK, from the coding sequence ATGAAAGACTTTCTAAAACTCATTTGGCGTAACCCGATGGCACTAACAGGCGTCATCATCCTAAGTATTTTCATCCTTGGCGCACTTGCTGCTCCATTGATCACAAAACATGTACCAGACAAGCGTACAGGTAATCCACACGAATACCCTGGCTTCGTTGTTAAATCAGCACAAACTAACCCTGATGGCTGGGTTGCTCAAAACCTAGCAGATGACCGTCGTACATTGATTATGTCTAAAAAGGCAGACCACGTACTTGGTACAACTCGTATGGGTCGTGACGTTTGGTCTCAAGTGGTATACGGCGCACGCGTATCTCTTGCTGTAGGTTTTGGTGCGGGTCTAACCGTATGTCTATTAGCAACAGTTATTGGTGTTTCTGCAGGCTACTTCGGTGGACGTGTCGATGACGTTCTAACTGCCGCAATGAACATTATGTTGGTTATCCCTCAATACCCATTATTGTTCGTAGTTGCAGCCTTTATCGGTGAGGCAGGGCCACTCACCATAACCTTGGTTATTGGCTTTATGTCCTGGGCTTGGGGCGCCCGTGTTGTTCGCTCCCAAACCTTAGCTTTACGTGAAAAAGAGTTTGTAAAAGCCGCAGAAGTTTTGGGTGAATCTTCATTCCGTATCATCTTCGTAGAGATTCTGCCAAACCTTATCTCTATCGTTGGTGCGAGTTTCATCGGCTCGGTGATGTACGCAATCATGATGGAAGCAACGATTTCGTTCCTAGGTCTTGGTGACCCGAACACAATCAGCTGGGGCATCATGCTTTACAACGTTCAAACCTCTTCATCAATGCTGATTGGCGCTTGGTGGGAACTGTTGGCTCCTTGTATCGCACTGACATTATTAGTAACTGGTCTTGCTCTACTTAACTTTGCTGTCGATGAAATTGCTAACCCGCAACTGCGTTCTCACAAAGGCATGAAGCGTTGGAAGAAACTAGCAGCTCAAGACAAAGAAGAACGTGAACCAGAACTACCACCACAAAATGCACTTTGGAGCGGAGATAAATAA